The Pseudomonadota bacterium genome includes a region encoding these proteins:
- the atpD gene encoding F0F1 ATP synthase subunit beta, producing MSSGKIVQIIGAVVDVEYPRGEVPNVYDALTVDGKDLMLEVQQQLGDGVVRTIALGSTDGLTRHLPVTNTGKPISVPVGMQTLGRIMDVMGNPIDEAGEIGEDERWPIHRQAPAFDEQAASNELLETGIKVIDLICPFAKGGKVGLFGGAGVGKTVNMLELIRNIAIEHSGYSVFAGVGERTREGNDFYHEMKDSNVLDKVALVFGQMNEPPGNRLRVALSGLTIAEYFRDEGRDVLMFIDNIYRYTLAGTEVSALLGRMPSAVGYQPTLAEEMGALQERITSTKTGSITSIQAVYVPADDLTDPSPATTFAHLDATVVLSRQIAELGIYPAVDPLDSTSRQLDPLVVGQEHYDVARKVQGTLQRYKELKDIIAILGMDELSEEDKLTVARARKVERFFSQPFFVAEVFTGSPGVYVSLKDTIRGFKGIVDGEYDHLPEQAFYMVGTIEEAVEKGEKMAEKAA from the coding sequence ATGAGTTCCGGAAAGATTGTTCAGATTATCGGCGCCGTCGTGGACGTGGAGTACCCGCGTGGCGAAGTGCCCAACGTCTACGACGCCCTGACCGTTGACGGCAAGGACTTGATGCTGGAAGTCCAGCAGCAGCTCGGCGACGGCGTGGTGCGCACCATCGCGCTGGGCTCGACCGACGGTCTGACCCGTCATCTGCCGGTCACCAACACGGGCAAGCCGATCAGCGTGCCGGTCGGCATGCAGACCCTGGGCCGGATCATGGACGTGATGGGCAACCCGATCGACGAGGCCGGCGAGATCGGCGAAGACGAGCGCTGGCCGATTCACCGCCAGGCGCCGGCCTTCGACGAGCAGGCGGCCAGCAACGAACTGCTCGAGACCGGCATCAAGGTCATCGACCTGATCTGCCCGTTCGCCAAGGGCGGCAAGGTCGGCCTGTTCGGCGGCGCCGGCGTGGGCAAGACGGTCAACATGCTCGAGCTCATCCGCAACATCGCCATCGAGCACTCCGGCTACTCGGTGTTCGCGGGCGTGGGTGAGCGCACCCGCGAGGGCAACGACTTCTACCACGAGATGAAGGACTCCAACGTCCTCGACAAGGTTGCGCTGGTGTTCGGTCAGATGAACGAGCCGCCGGGCAACCGTCTGCGCGTGGCCCTGTCGGGCCTGACCATCGCTGAATATTTTCGCGACGAAGGCCGCGACGTGCTGATGTTCATCGACAACATCTACCGCTACACCCTGGCCGGCACCGAGGTCTCCGCGCTGCTCGGCCGCATGCCCTCGGCAGTGGGTTACCAGCCGACCCTGGCCGAGGAAATGGGCGCCCTGCAGGAGCGCATCACCTCGACCAAGACCGGCTCGATCACCTCGATTCAGGCCGTCTATGTCCCGGCCGATGACCTCACCGACCCGTCGCCGGCCACGACCTTCGCCCACCTCGACGCGACCGTGGTGCTGTCGCGCCAGATCGCCGAGCTGGGCATCTACCCGGCCGTCGACCCGCTCGACTCGACTTCGCGCCAGCTCGACCCGCTGGTGGTCGGCCAGGAACACTACGACGTCGCGCGCAAGGTGCAGGGCACGCTGCAGCGCTACAAGGAACTCAAGGACATCATCGCCATCCTCGGCATGGACGAGCTGAGCGAAGAGGACAAACTGACCGTCGCCCGCGCGCGCAAGGTCGAGCGCTTCTTCTCGCAGCCGTTCTTCGTCGCCGAAGTGTTCACCGGCTCGCCGGGCGTCTACGTGTCGCTCAAGGACACGATCCGCGGCTTCAAGGGCATCGTCGACGGCGAGTACGACCACCTGCCCGAGCAGGCCTTCTACATGGTCGGCACCATCGAGGAGGCCGTGGAGAAGGGCGAGAAGATGGCCGAGAAGGCAGCATAA
- a CDS encoding DUF3465 domain-containing protein → MVTTSRVVLIILMVCGVAGCGGGEDLPPNDRLLAAFEEGRTGVWVSGHGVVAQAIGDETIAGEPHQRMVVRVGDQQLAVIIRHSLSQSDRIPLSDGDTIAFQGRYQFNGRGGVISHTYHDPEQPGSGGWIRHQGQVYD, encoded by the coding sequence ATGGTCACGACATCTCGCGTCGTTTTGATCATATTGATGGTCTGTGGCGTGGCCGGCTGTGGCGGTGGCGAAGACCTGCCGCCCAATGACCGGCTGCTCGCCGCTTTCGAGGAGGGCCGCACGGGCGTCTGGGTCAGCGGTCACGGCGTGGTTGCGCAGGCTATCGGTGACGAAACCATTGCCGGTGAGCCACATCAGCGCATGGTCGTGCGCGTTGGCGACCAGCAGCTTGCCGTGATCATTCGTCACTCGCTGAGCCAGTCGGACCGTATTCCGCTCAGTGACGGCGATACCATCGCTTTTCAGGGGCGCTACCAGTTCAACGGCCGGGGCGGCGTGATTTCACACACTTACCATGACCCTGAACAGCCCGGTAGTGGCGGATGGATCCGCCACCAGGGGCAGGTTTACGACTGA
- a CDS encoding F0F1 ATP synthase subunit epsilon, translating into MASTIHCDIVSAEAEIFSGEAAMVVVTGEEGELGIAPRHAPLLTRLKPGQVRVMLPEGGEEFYYISGGLLEVQPHVVTVLSDTALRAGDLDEAAALKAKEEAERALSDRSADMEVAQAQAQLAEAMAQLAALERMRKQLKR; encoded by the coding sequence ATGGCCTCCACGATTCACTGCGACATCGTCAGCGCCGAGGCCGAGATCTTCTCGGGCGAGGCCGCCATGGTCGTGGTTACCGGCGAGGAGGGCGAACTGGGCATCGCGCCACGGCATGCCCCGCTGCTGACCCGGCTCAAGCCCGGCCAGGTTCGGGTGATGCTGCCCGAAGGCGGCGAGGAGTTCTACTACATCTCCGGCGGACTGCTCGAAGTCCAGCCGCACGTAGTGACCGTGCTTTCCGACACCGCCCTGCGCGCCGGCGACCTGGACGAAGCCGCCGCGCTCAAGGCCAAGGAAGAGGCCGAACGCGCGCTGTCGGATCGCTCCGCCGACATGGAAGTCGCCCAGGCCCAGGCCCAGCTGGCCGAAGCGATGGCACAGCTCGCCGCACTGGAGCGGATGCGCAAACAGCTCAAGCGCTGA